GGAATGGAGACCTTGTAATCATtaagggaacaatgaattctagggCAGATCAGAACATCTTACAGGAGCATATAAGGATCGCCACCCATGACCTACAGCTGAAGAGATGCTGGGTGATGTAACAAGACCATGAAATAAAGGACACAAGTAAAACACCTTAAGAATGCTAATTAATAAGATTTATGTTATGGAATTGCCAAGTCTGAGTCATGATGTTAACCCCTTGTAGATAATGCGGCATCACCTGGAGAGAGCTGTGCATGCCAGACATCTCAGAAATAGTAATGAATTGAAATACATTTACAGTATGGAATGATCCAAAGTTCCAGCTCAGTGATGTGCAAATCTTATTAGTGGCTCCGGGATATGTTTAGCGGTGATTGCTGCTATAGGAGGATCTATatgttattaaagggaacctgtcacctccctacaagACCAtgtactaagttatggtgctgttagggaatgtgacagggagccggttGAAGTATTGTTATACACACCCACTGCCTGGTTTCTGCCACTGACGTCCATGCGGTACACAGAAATCTGACTCTCTTCGGATTGCTGTCCGTGCGCTCTCATAGACATCTATAGGAGAGCGCACACATGGCAGTCTGAAAAGAGATTTCAGGTCACTGTGTGACTTCAGTGGCGAGCAACGCAGGaacccgggagcaggtgagtttaaaaatacatcacccagctccctgtcaccttcccAACAGGAGCAGGACTTACTTTATGGTGTTGTAGGGTGCTGACAGGTTTGATTTAAATTTGttggttcacatactttttctcCATATATTCTGGATGATTATTTCATGTGTTCAATACAATATattagtgatggcgaaccttttagagactgagtgcccaaactgcaacctaaaacccacttatttatcgcaaagtgccaacacgtcagcgggcggggcttatcacgacgtatgattttacccccatcattctaaaaagaacagggccgcttcaaaatagacagggtgcagatttaaaCTGCTTTCTGGAttgggaaatgctgcaaaatgtcctcAGCGGGAATTTCTctgaaaaattctgcagcatttccgcatccaaaaagcagtcaaaatctgtgcaCGTTCTATTTTAAAATAGCCCTgccatctcacagtggcccccagaataatagtgacatcccacggcggccccagcggtaacagtgacatcccacggcggccccagcagtaacagtgacatcccacggcagccccactGTAACAGTGATATCCCACGACGGCCTAAGCGGTAAAAGTGAGATACCACGGCGgccctagcgataatagtgacatctgaCGATGACCCCAGTggtatagtgacatcccacggcggccccagcggtaatactgacatcccaccgcagccccccgtgtaacagtgacatcccacggcggccccccgtgtaacagtgacatccttCCGCGGCCCCCTGTGTAACAGTGacctcccacggcggccccctgtgtaacagtgacatcccacggcggctccagcggtgatagcgATGTCGCatggcggccccagtggtaacagtgacatcccacagcggccccagcggtaatagtgacatcccacggcggccacaacggtaacagtgacatcccacggtggccccagtggtgatagGGATATCCCACGGtggccacagcggtaatagtgacatcctacagcggccccagcattaatagtgacatcccacagtggccccagcggtaatagtgatatcccacggcACCCCCCAACCCCTctgtgtaacagtgacatcccatggcggccCCCGTGTATAGTGACATCCGATGGCGGcccccgtgtaatagtgacatccgatggcggcctcagcggtaatagtgacatcccgcagcggcgccagcggtaatagtgatatcccatggCAGCCCCttatgtaatagtgacatcccacggcgaacCCAGCGGTTACAATGACATCGCATGGCggccccactggtaatagtgacatcccatggcggcccctcatgtaacagtgacatcccacgcggccccagcggtaatagtgacatcccacagcggacccagcggtaacagtgacatcccacggcagccccagtggtaacagtgacatcccacagcggccccagtggtaatagtgacatcccacggcagccccagcggtaatagtgacatcccacggggcctcagcagtaatagtgacatcgcacggcggcctcagcagtaatagtgacatccctcggcGGCCCCctgaataatagtgacatcccacggcggccccagtgtaatagtgacatcccacggcggccccagcggtaatagtgacatcccacggcagcgcaagtggtaatagtgacatcccacgctGGCCCCccttgtaatagtgacatcccatggcggccccagcggtaacagtgacatcccacggcagccccagcagtaatagtgacatcccacggcggccccctgaataacagtgacatcccatggcggccccagtgtaatagtgacatcccacggtggacagagcggtaatagtgacatcccacggtggctccagcggtaatagtgacatcccacggtggccccagcagtaacagcaattcccacggcggccccagcggtaacagtgacatcctacggcagccccagcggtaatagtgacatcgcatggcagcctcagcggtaatagtgacatcccactgtggcTCCAGctttaatagtaacatcccacggcggcccctcgtgtaatagtgacatgccatggCGGCCCCtcgtgtaacagtgacatcccacggcggccccagtggtaatagtgacatcccacggcagtcccagcggtaatagtgacatcccgcgatggcccccagtgctaatagtgacatcccacggcgacccccagtggtaatagtgacatcccacggcggcccccagtagtaatggtgacatatgacagcggccccctgtagtaatagtgacatcccacggcggccccagtgataatattgacatcccacggctgccccagcagtaatagtgacatcccacagcgtgtaatagtgacatccgatggcggcctcagcggtaatagtgacatcccgcagcggcgccagcggtaatagtgatatcccatggCAGCCCCttatgtaatagtgacatcccacggcgaacCCAGCGGTTACAATGACATCGCATGGCggccccactggtaatagtgacatcccatggcggcccctcatgtaacagtgacatcccacgcggccccagcggtaatagtgacatcccacagcggacccagcggtaacagtgacatcccacggcagccccagtggtaacagtgacatcccacagcggccccagtggtaatagtgacatcccacggcagccccagcggtaatagtgacatcccacggggcctcagcagtaatagtgacatcgcacggcggcctcagcagtaatagtgacatccctcggcGGCCCCctgaataatagtgacatcccacggcggccccagtgtaatagtgacatcccacggcggccccagcggtaatagtgacatcccacggcagcgcaagtggtaatagtgacatcccacgctGGCCCCccttgtaatagtgacatcccatggcggccccagcggtaacagtgacatcccacggcagccccagcagtaatagtgacatcccacggcggccccctgaataacagtgacatcccatggcggccccagtgtaatagtgacatcccacggtggacagagcggtaatagtgacatcccacggtggctccagcggtaatagtgacatcccacggtggccccagcagtaacagcaattcccacggcggccccagcggtaacagtgacatcctacggcagccccagcggtaatagtgacatcgcatggcagcctcagcggtaatagtgacatcccactgtggcTCCAGctttaatagtaacatcccacggcggcccctcgtgtaatagtgacatgccatggCGGCCCCtcgtgtaacagtgacatcccacggcggccccagtggtaatagtgacatcccacggcagtcccagcggtaatagtgacatcccgcgatggcccccagtggtaatagtgacatcccacggcgacccccagtggtaatagtgacatcccacggcggcccccagtagtaatggtgacatatgacagcggccccctgtagtaatagtgacatcccacggcggccccagtgataatattgacatcccacggctgccccagcagtaatagtgacatcccacagcggccccccgtgtaatagtgacatcccatggtggCCCAACGGGTAACAGTCACAtcccgtgtaatagtgacatcccatggcggccCCCCGTGTaacagtaacatcccacagtggccccagtggtgacAGTGACATCCGACGGCAGCCCAAGCGGTAATGTGACATTCCAAGGCcgtcccagtggtaataatgacatcccacggcCGCCCCAGCTGTAATAGCGATATCCCATGGCCGCATGAGCCAAAATAGTGATAACCCCACCTCCTCCCACACTCACAGTTGTGGtgtgctctcctcctgtgccTCAGCCTCTGTCATCACAGCTCCCAGGGTCTGCgcacatattaactttttccataaCACtactgccctattcagcaattccagcaacctgattggttgtttgagttggctgattcaccaaacaaccaatcaggttgctggaatcgctgaatagggcagaagtgttgtggaaaaagttaatatgtcccccctcccttccccgcgTGAAGACgctgggggaggaggatcctggctgcacactggcgTCACACTGTGCGCCAGGATAGGCACTTCTAGCAGCGAGACTGAGTGAATGCCAACCCCTGCCGGTAATCACAAGTGGTGAGTGGCCGATAGTgacgcgtgccagtagggagggctctgcgtgccaccatTGGCCGCGTGTAATAGGTTTGCCACTACTGCAATATACGAATCGTAGAACATCTTAGTTTAGTTTGATTGTTTGTCTCTAACTGTGATGGAGCTGACACACTTTATTATTAATgattgcagaaatccaggtaattccaaagggttcacttattttttctttcatATGTACATCCCTTTGGTACATCACTGTCATCATCACCTACTGCTCATACTACCATATACCGGTTATATTGGATATCTCCCCTTCTGCACACGGGACGCAGTCATAGCAGCAGGCATGGATTGTTTCTCTTgtctttttcctgcttccaggtGAACATTGGTCGGAGCAGCGGGATACTGGGATCTGTAGGAAAAGACAAGAACCTTTACTATAAAGATAAAACACATGTATGATAAGAGGATGTAAACTATATGATGATGTTATAGAGCGGACAAGATTTACATAATCACCTACATAATATAACTCTTCTCACCCCCTTTGTGTGTTTCCATGTTATAGACTGCCGATTTATGTGAAGCTTTTCCCCACTGATGGCCCACGGAGTATAATTTCCTACTTCAACCTCATGTAAGCCGTCTTTTGTATGTAACAAGTTTATAATCGTATATGGACGTATGGCCTCTCCCTGCTCATTAAAGTAATATGAAGGTCTCATTGGATCCGGTGAGGACTCCATCATTTGTATGTAGCGCTGTAACTTCCGTCTGTAGTGTAAAAATCCAGTTATTGAGTTTTCTCCATATTCATCTTTTATAAATAAGAACATTTCATGTAGAGCTTTTGCCAGAACTTCTACTGCAGAATAGAGTCTTGGGACGACCCCCGATGAGAGGACTTCCCTCAGATTATCTGCAGTATTGTTCAGAGTATAGTAGGACTCTTTATTGATGTCATAGTATGATATGAACAAATCTAAATCATCTCTCTTGTCTAGATCATCTATCAATTTCCAGTAAGACGGGTTTATGTGCAGATCAGCATAATTCCAGAATATTTTTACAAAATTCTCCAGACCTGGAAAAGGTGAAGAAAACTTCACTGTGAGACTTCCATTATAAATCAAATGCccttcatttaaccctttaggaGCAGTAGAGATCCAGGATGGTGAAAGGATGAAGCTGTGGTCTGAAAATATAAATTCGTACTCTTGTATTAAGCGAGCCATATGAACAGAGAAGGGCCCGCACATTATAATGATGGGGACTTGTGGATTCTTTAGAGCTTGTACAATCCTATTATAATTTTCCTCTCTTAGTTTTTCGGTGAAGGCGGCACAGATCCCGCACTCCCTCATGTACTTTGTTAGTATCTGCAGCTCATTCTCTCCAGTTTCATTATCCGATACTATAATCCCAACCCAGGTCCAGCCAAAGTGCTCCAACAGTTCGGCGATCGCCATATTGTGGATGTGGTAATTTTGGACCATTCTGAAAACATGAGGATAGAGGAGTCTATCAGATAATGAGGGGTCAGAGGCTCCATAGCTGATCTGCAAAACACAGAAGAAAACTAAGATCATTTTGTACAGACTGTTCTCAGTCAGTTAGTTAGTAGGACGTCCTCATAATCCAAAACTCCACATACAAAACCCATTCTGTTAGGTTGTATTTAGATGGCTACAGAAGGTTGTGCCCGAGAGTCTTGGATGCAGATCACATCACACAACACATGGACACTCCGTCTGTATGCTGTGCGAGGTGCCGGAAACCAAACATTACATGCCCAGTGTCTAGCGAGATTCACACATAAATAGGAGCAGCAGCGATTTTCCAATTGTGgctcttagggtggacacccacttgcatttttcttgcacattttttttcatgcgatgtcactgcattttttttcacgcaattgtcaatgggactttctaatgttaaaaacgcatcgcacaaaagtcgcaaagcccaaacttgcaatgcgtttttaccattagaaagtcctattgacaattgcataaaaaaaacatgtgaaaaaaacgcaagagaaaaacgcaagtgggtgtccacccttagggcgcattcagacgactgtatatcggccaggtattcatgccggccgatatatggcgtctctctctgcagggggaggaggctggaagagccaggagcagtgctctgagctaccgccccctctctgcctcctctccgcccctctgcactatttgcaatgagaggaggcggtacggaggtggggctaagttctgtgaattagctccaccccgccccacctctcctcattgaaaatagtgcagaggggtggagagggggcgggagatcagagcactgctcccgactcttccatactcctccccctgcagagagagatgccgtatatcggccggtgtgaatacccggccaatatagggtcgtctgaatgcgcccttagggtggacacccacttgcaatttttttcccctgcgatgcaatagcgatgattatgaaacaaatgatttggtttccctgcggggatgaagaaaactcctgccacagctgtcacagcggtggcagaagtccgcgatattctccttatgttttcaatggggctatcgCTGCTGGCCACAATGAAAGCACCGGCGATATCACAgagtttttcttgcactgcgaggtaagtgttttcactcactctcgcagcgcaagaaataaaaacgccagtgggtttgAGCCCTTAGTCTGaggaaaaaaatgctcatgtgaatgagctcagTCAAAGGAATGGGTTCATTTTCCGTGTGAGTTCTGTCCGTGTTGTACAGGGGCAGAATTTGTGTGAGAATATGTTGCTAGGGCGGCCGCACACGTGCATACTTGTGTAGGaagtttttgcacatgcaatatacAGCAAATAGATGAtatcaatgggctcattctcatggttccttttttgcaaatgcattttgtgcatgcaaaacaacATGACTTGCTCCGTATTGGTGCCCATTTGTGCTCGAAAGGTccccataggagcctgtggtagtgcgcaaatgtgcacatactTACACTCAgatatgcgtaaaacactgtgcaTACCTGCAAACACAGGCACTTCATTAGCCTCATTAGCCTTTTATATCAGGGCGAGGGAGATTCCTCCGCCTATGTGAATGAGTGATGCCTGCACAAATCTGCGCAGTGCTTGTGCAGGCATGGACACAAAGAGACTCTTCACTACACAAGTACATTGTGCAGGAGCGAGCGGCTTTGCTCTTACGCTCGTCTGTAGAAGCCCTTACTCAGGATATCAGGGGACAAGAAGAGACGATGGAGACAGATTTTCGTTTTGATATTCTTGACCCAGGTGTAACGGAGTCGTCTTTACTGTGACATACTCCCTCTACCCCCATTTTACCTTAAATAACCACAGACACCGTACTTTGGATTCAATGTGGCcaaagcagccatatttattaCCAAACATAACATTAAACATGAATAACATTTTTTACCCCGTAGAAAAAACctggggagagatccttggagccccgCCAACTACTGTCGCCTCACCACCAAAACGGGAAATAGTTGTACCTATCACCTGTCACATATTAACTGACACAGGCAACACTATTTCCCTACCCTTGCCTCCAGCTGCAAGCCGACAGACTCAGGGGTCCACCACTCACCACTTAGCCTCTAGTCGTCACctcccgaggccggctagccataacctggctaaccaCTCCCACCATCTTTGCAAGGCACCGCCCTGCAAAGCCCAGATGTGACAGTCCTCGTATTAAACAATTAAAGGGGGAAGATAATTATCCAGCCCGTTTCCCCCCCTCTACCCAtttctgctgactccaaggacacCTCCATGACGAATCTCACTagcaatcacccccccccccaccccttcttTCCTTGGGCAGGTGGGTTGGACTCTTCATCAGCTCCTCTTTctcttcctgcttctcctcctcgtGTTCCCTGTAACTTCTCCCCCCTCCTTTGCGCTGTTACTCTTTCCTACACTCACCCCCTTTCTCCTACCAGCATTCCCCTCACCTACTAGCCCCTTCCCTCCCTGTTAACCTGTCATGCCTGCCTCTTTTGGTCCCCAGCTCCAGCAGTTCTGATCTTCAACAAGACCTTCACTAAACTGGAATATCAATGTGAGCGACAGAACATGTGCCCCTTCTTGTTCTATCTTATAATTGGTCCGCTGTAAGGGGGTCTCACATATAGTGGattcactgcgggattccacagcagaaaagcaAATATGTCAAAAATCCGCAGTCGGCAAATCTGCagctaaggccggattcacacaagagAATTtacgtgcatatttgcacattcaaaaagtacagttaaaacGTGCACGCGTGTAAATACGCAACTCCCATTTTGCAGAAACACAGTGTAATTACACGTACACTCATGGTGCAGTTTTTGTAGTGGTCTTTCTTTCGGATCCGCCGTGCGTTGTAACTCttatatttcaagggttgaaatctACAACATAAACAGACATGCGGAAGGTTTACAATCCAcaatgtttttcaaaaatgctgcagaagagATGCATAAATTCTCCgctccatgtgaaggagattttaaaaatgtcTTCCACATGGGTTGTACTGTGAGGCCGGGTCACACGGGGGTGATTCgcagcagaatgtccacagcaggcGTTTCGCTGCAGATCAGCCACGGAAACAAACTCACCCCATTTGGTGCATGTTTGTGAAGCGGCTTTATCCCATATTGCTGTGCGGGCTTCACCACCTCATTGAGGAGAAGTGGATCCCACAGTGGAAACAGTGATAAAATTGACAAGCTGCGGAAGTGGTTTTGCGCAGTTATTTcggcagcttgtggatgagattttcagaaTCTCATCCACTTTCCTGCTGCTGTAAATGCCGTGGAATGTCCGTGCGGAGGGTCAGAATGGAAATTCAGCTGCAAATCCGTCCAGTTTGAAAGCCATctaaatgctgcagaaaatccgcagccAAAGCCGCTCtgaaaattctgcaacatttacagCCGATAAtccagcttcacacaagcgtaagcaTATTTGTGTGTGCATGAGCACCGTgcatggccacctgcagacagcagggtcggatcccactgcgagaactctcgcagcgggacccgacccgagtccctgcagggaccagtgcgtcgCTCACCTCTCCAACggctccggctctctgatgtgccggctgctggccagccggcgcatgtgcggaGCGTAGCCGGGGCATTGGGAGAGacctttctgtgcgggcctctgcgagacctgcacagaaatagagcatgccgcgatttgttttccgcgtgtatttttacgcggacaaatcgcagccgtctgcataggattgcgttttgcaatgcaatcctatgtaggcgtccaggggcggaaattctgcaagaaaTCCTGCAACAGAatgcttttttgcacgtgcatcagtgtacattttgctttttttttccacatgcaaGGCATGTAcacttgtgcacgcaaaaaaaacaacaatgctcGCAGTCATTAAAATACCTAAttggtctaatgagttcaaggtgttttctttttctgAGCAATTTCACAGTGTTTCATGCCTCTCCTAGTGTGTTGCACATGCATTTGTGCATCtcctttgacttctatggagacttttgGTGTGAAAATATGCAAAATATAGAAAAGctgcgttttttggggggtttttttgcaccaCTAAAATGCACATGAAAAATATGCCTATGGGTTTGCTCACATACTTGAGACTTGTTGTAAGACAGGATGCAGATGAACATCTCTCCCATCTGGCGAGATGGAATTGCTTCTAGATGAGCGTGCCACACCCAAAATAGAGCATATTTGCAGTGGGTTTTTGTGTGCGCGAAACGTGATCATCTTTTG
The sequence above is a segment of the Eleutherodactylus coqui strain aEleCoq1 chromosome 7, aEleCoq1.hap1, whole genome shotgun sequence genome. Coding sequences within it:
- the LOC136573446 gene encoding vomeronasal type-2 receptor 26-like is translated as MGEMFICILSYNKSQVSQRPAQKGLSQCPGYAPHMRRLASSRHIREPEPLERFQPLKYKSYNARRIRKKDHYKNCTMSISYGASDPSLSDRLLYPHVFRMVQNYHIHNMAIAELLEHFGWTWVGIIVSDNETGENELQILTKYMRECGICAAFTEKLREENYNRIVQALKNPQVPIIIMCGPFSVHMARLIQEYEFIFSDHSFILSPSWISTAPKGLNEGHLIYNGSLTVKFSSPFPGLENFVKIFWNYADLHINPSYWKLIDDLDKRDDLDLFISYYDINKESYYTLNNTADNLREVLSSGVVPRLYSAVEVLAKALHEMFLFIKDEYGENSITGFLHYRRKLQRYIQMMESSPDPMRPSYYFNEQGEAIRPYTIINLLHTKDGLHEVEIPVSRCSDQCSPGSRKKTRETIHACCYDCVPCAEGEISNITDAENCIKCQSDEWPNEKRDRCLPKVLEFISYQNDTMASVFSSVSVFGCLLTGFIFGIFIFYRDTPIVKANNRNLSYLLLVSIILSFLSVFLFLGCPKNVTCRLRETSFGIFFSVAVSSLLAKTVMVCVAFKSTKPGSPWRKWLNVKLPYTIVLLCSSMQVVICIIWLSISPPFQDLDTQSYPGKIIIQCNEGSDICFYSMLGYMGLLAAVSFVLAFMVRTLPDSFNEAKYITFSMLLFCSVWISMIPAYLSTRGKSMVVVEIFAVMVSNAGLLGCVFLPKCFIILFKSEKNRRTDLLGKRQE